CGAACAATTTCCCCAGCCATATTATCATATTTTTCTTTTAAACTTGCTCGTTTATTATGTTTACCTTTACCAGCTTTGGCAATAACTTTTAAATCTTCGGCATTTTCGGCCGCAATATTTGTTTTCAAATTATGTTCTGCTTTGACTGGGCCAATTGTACGACCTGGGGTTGGAATATTCATTTTTTTGATTACATAGTATCAAATAAAGTAATAAATAACTCCCATTACAGCTGAAATTGGGAAAATTCATAATGGATTAGCTAAAGTTTTTGCTCCTGAACTAGCATTTTGTAATGACATTGTTCAAGATTTGGGTACCGAAATTAAATAGTCAATTAATCCGGCCGAAAAACCAAATCCTAATCTAATTCCCATCCCAACAACTAAGGCGGCAAAGCAAGCAGTTAAGAAAGCGTGAATAAAGAGTAATAATGGTGATAAGAAAATTCAAATAAAGACAAGTGGTTCATCAATTCCAGTTAAAAAGGCCACTAACGCTGTTCCGGCAATAAAAGTTGCTGTTTCACGTCGTTTATTTTTATCAGCAATCATAATCATTGCTAACCCCGTGGCAGGAATCCCACCAAAGAAAGTTGGGAAAAATCCAGCTTGGAAAATTCCTGAACCAATAACTCCAGCGTTAAAAGCAGTAATATCACCAAAAACAATTCAACGCCCATTTCCTAAATTAATTCCTCCTGGAACTTCACTAATTCCTGGTAATAATGACCCCTCAATTGGTAATTGAAATCATAAAAAAGTATTAATAATATGATGAGCACCAAATGGTTGTAATAACCGGTTAATAAAGGCATAAACCCATGCCCCACCAGCCGCTGAAGCCGTTGAGGATGAAATACCCTGACCGATAATAATTAACGCATATTGAATTCAAGGTCAAATGGCCGCAAAAATAAAGGCTAGACCAAATGTTGTTACAACAGTAATCATTGGAATAAAGCGGCGACCACCAAAAAAGGCTAGGGCCTGGGGCAATTGAATATCTTTAAAACGATTATAAAAATAGGCAACTAAGGCTCCACATGTGATTCCTCCAATAACTCCAGTATTTAAAACATAAATTCCCGAATTAATTAAATCTCCTGGATTAGCCCCTGCCCTTGGGTCTTGAAATGGTTTTGGAACATATAAAAGCTGACTAAACTTTCAGGAAATTAGTTCATCAGCATGATTTGTTGCATTCTTAAAACCATCATACGTTAAAACGTTATTATAAAATAAAGAGGCAATCATTCCTTCCTGTGTCATCAAGGCTAAAATAAAATAAGCAATTCCCCCACAAAGGGCAGCTTCCCCCCGAAAATCTTTTGCTAAACCAAAAGCCACACCAATCGCAAAAATGATTGCAATATTATTAAAGACAGCGGCTCCGGGGGCCATAATAAATTGGCCAATTCATCATACTGCTGAGTTTTCAACAATCCCAATTGTTGGATCACTCATTAATGAACCAATCCGATTCATTAAAGCAGCAATTGGTAAAACAGCAATTGGAAACATTAATGATTTTCCTAGTCGCTGTAAACTAACACCAGCATGATGAAAGAAATTTTTTGCAGAAGAATTAGCTCGAGGTTTTTTAACAGGGCGCTTATCCTTCCTGTTCAAAAGTAATTCTGTCATGTTATTTTCCTTTCTATTATTTAATAATACTTACTTGGAAATAAATAATTTTGACACTTTTTGTGTCGGACTTATTTTATTGTAAAACTTCTTAACATCTAATTAATAATTTATAGATGCTATCCCCATTATAATACAATAAATATAAATTATGATAATAAATTATAAATTATGATAATTCATAAAATCTTTTTACCTAAAAAAATAACTACATACATAGCTATTTTTTTCACGGATAAATTTTTACTCCTTTAACAACGCGATTGATTTGACCAGTTGGACAAGGGTTATCAGGGGTAATTTCAAATCGAAGCGCAATAAATAAAGCATAAATTTGCGCTCACACAATTGCTTGTAATCCACTAATAACATCGTTGCTAGTTTGTAATGGCCAAGGAAGATATTTATTACAATAAGGCATAATTTCTTCATCAATTATACTGTCAAAAACAATGATTTCCCCGGCAATATTATCATGAAAGAGTTCTTTTAAAAGATCAAAATCATATTGGCGAGTATATTTGTCTTGGCTTAAGAAAAATAATACAGTTGTTTTTGGCGTGATGATTGCTTTAGGACCGTGGCGGAAACCTAAAGCAGTATTAAAAGTACTTACTATTTTCCCATTTGTTAATTCTAATAATTTTAAACTTGCTTCTTGCGCAAACCCTTTTAAAATATTTGTTCCTAAAAAAACAACCCGTTCTGCTGGTACTGTGGCTAAAGCAACAATTTGGCGATAATTTTGGGTTAAAAATTCTTCAGTTTTAGTAATTAAATCATTTAATTCAATTTTTAAACTACTATCATCTTGGTTAAAAATTAAGAATGCTGTTAAAAGCATGCTAGTAAAACTTGATGTCATCGCAAATGATTGATCATTTGTTGCTGGTGGTAATAATAAACTCAATGTTTTTTTATTGTTTTGATTTTTTTGATACAATTGGCCCTCTCTATTACAAGTAATAATAATTTGAAATAAGTTTGGAACAATTTGTTCAGCCATAGTAATGGCTCCTATTGATTCAGGAGAGTTTCCAGAACGAGCAAATGAAATCAAAATAATTGGTTCTTCACTGTTATTAAAATAAACTGCTGGATTTGAGACTATATCAGTTGCGGCATTACTAACGGCATGATATCCTTGTAATTTTAGATAATCAGCCAAAATCACACCCGCAAATTCACTTGATCCTGAACCTGTAAAAATAATTTTTGTTTTTTTAAGATTAAAAAGCTTCAAAAAAGCTTTAATTTTTTTTTCTTCTTTTGTTACTAACTCAATAATTTCTGCTCATACCTTCGGTTGTTGAAAAATTTCTTGCGCTGTATAAATTGACCCCATTGTTTTAAGGTCTTGTTGGTTTAATCCAAAAATCATTATCTTCTTCCTTTCTTTGTTTCATTATATCTTAATCAATGATTATTTTTTATAAAATATGATAATTTTATATAAATTAAATTATAAAGAAAACCTTCTTTGTCATTTTTCAAAGAAGGTTTTTAAATATTACTGTTAATAAAATACAATTACTCTTTATCCTTTGCTTTCTGTTTTTTTGGTTTTTTTAATTTTGTTTTAATTTTATGCATTCAAATTTCTCAATATGTATCATGTAATTTAACTTGGCTTTTATAAGCATAAATTGGTTTTGAAAAGTATAGTATCACATCTCCAATTATGATCATTAATAGACCCAGAACAAATGTAATAACAAATTGTCATGGTCGTGCTCAGTCTCCTAACCCTAAAGCCCCGGCAATATCGCCAATAATATAATTTGTGTCAAAATATTGATTAAATAATTCCACGGCCAGTAACATAATCAAACCGGTTAAAATTGATTTAACAATAACATTTTTAACCGTATCTTTTTTAACTTTAAAATCACTTAAGCCATATAAATAGACATATAAAAAGGCAAATAAACTAAATGTATGTCCAAAAAAGAAAATATAATAATAAAAATCAGTTAATGGTACTAAATAAGTTGGAAAAAATAAAGTTAAAATTGGTCCAAAAATTGCTAATGGGAAAAAACATTCTAAAAAGATTTTGTGCGGAAAAAATAATATAATAACAGATACCCATGCGACAATTGAACAAGAATATAACGAAAAATAATTTGGAAAATGCTGTCATCCTCCATTATTTAACATGGCATAAAAACGTTGTCCTTCAACTATTAAAATCCAAATTGCCATAACCACTCTTAAGTATCAATGGTTGGCTGTTTTTTTATAAAATTTTGGAAACATTCATAGACTAGCCCATAAAAAAAATGACAGAATAATTGCTAAAATTCATGAAAATGTTATCATTTTTAAACCTCTCCTTTATTTAAAATAAAACATCTTTATTAATTATATTTAGTTCGGAATATTTTGCAATTAAATTTCAAAAATAAAACAAACCACAATAGTGGTTTGTTTTAACAAAAATAGTCTTATTTTACTTTAAAATATTAATATTATAACTAATGTTATCACCATTAATATTTTCTGTAATACTTGCTGTACAACGAATAATCATTTTTCCAGCTGGTTTTAATTTACATAGCACTTTTACTTTAGGATTATTAGCAAAATCAACTTTGATTAGTTCTTGACTAACTGATTTTTTAGTCTCTTTTTCTGTTATTTTAAGCTTAAACGAATCTCAACTTTTTTCAAAATCACTAGTATTTTGGTAATTTACCCGTAAATTATCAACAACGATTTGATTGGGAGATAAAATGATATCTGTTAATGATTCTTTGCTTAGTTTTGGATCCAATTCGGAAAAACATAATTGTAAATAATCTATTTCAAAAATATTCATTATTCTAACCTCTTTTTACTTTTTTCTTGGCTTGTTTTCTTGCTAGTTTTGCCAATGAGCGCATCATAATGTTATCAAAATGTTTATCACTTAAATGGCGTTTAGCTCATAATGTTCGCCCTGCTAAATATCCCCCATGGTAACGGGCTTTGGGATGACGTTTACGAAGGGCTTTTGTAATTAATTTTGCAATCACAATTGGGTCATGACCAAAATCTGGTCCTGGTAACATTCCTAATGCTAAATTAATTTCTTCTTGATAAGCTGAAGTTTGGGCGGTTTTCGCTAGGGTTTCAGCCGCTAAATGTGATCATTCTGACTTAATTGCTCCTGGCTCAATTACAACAACATTAATCCCAAATTTTCTTGTTTCTAATCGTAATGAATTGCTTAACCCTTCAACAGCAAATTTACTAGCAGCATATCAACCTCCAACAGGATGAGAAATAACTCCCATAATTGATGAAAGGTTAAAAATATAGCCACTTTTTTGAGCGCGCATCTGGGGTAATACTAGTTGTGTTACTCGTGCTAAGGCAAAAAGATTAACTTCAAATTGCTGACGGGCTTCTGCTAAGTTGGTGTCTTCAATTGTCCCATATAAACCATACCCAGCATTATTGACTAACACATCAATACGACTACTTTTTGTGATAATATTTGTAATTGCTTTAACAATGCTATTATCATCAGTTACATCAACTTGGACTGGAATAATTCCAAATGGTTTTAATTCCTGTTCCATTCGTTCAAGGCGACGAGCTAAACCGTATACTAAATAACCTTGTTTACTTAGTTCAATTGCAATTACTTTCCCAATCCCTGATGAAGCTCCTGTCACAATTGCAACTTTTTGTTGTTTAGCCATTTTTATTTCCTTCTTTCCATTTTTTTATTTTAATTACTACTTTTTATTAATAATTAAATCATTTAATTGGATAATAAATTGATCAAATGGGAGTGTAATTTGTTCTTGATTTCCATACTGACGATAAGTAATAACATTCTCCTCAACTTCTTTATCCCCAATTACTAATTGATAAGGGATTTTTGAAGTTTGGGCGTCGCGAATTTTATAACTTAACCGTTCATCACGTTGATCAACAATTGTTCGGATTTTTAATTGTTTAAATTGTTGTTGCAACTTTTGACTATATTCTAAATGACTTGCTTTTAAAGCAACTGGAATAATCGCAATTTGCGTTGGCGCTAGCCATAATGGTAAAACCCCGTTAGTTTGCTCTAATAAAATAGCGATAAAACGTTCATACGTTCCAATTAACCCACGGTGAATGATTGTTGGACTTGAAGTTTCTCCTTTTGAATTAATATATGATAAGTTAAATTTTTTTGGTAGTAAAAAATCAAATTGTAAAGTTGAAACAGTAATTTCATGGTTCAAGACTGTTTTAATTTGGATATCTAACTTTGGCCCATAAAAAGCTGCTTCCCCAAGCATTGGCACATATGGGATTGCTAGTTCATCTAGAGCTTCTTGCAACATTTTTTCCGCATTTTCTCACATTTGATCATCATCATAATATTTTTCTTTATTATTTGGATCACGTAATGATAATGAATAATAATCTACTTTAATATTAAAAGTTGCTAAAACTTCGTTAATTAATTTAAAGCAGCGTTTAAATTCATTCTTAATTTGGCTATTACGAACAAAAATATGGGAATCAGTTAAAGTCATCATTCGTACTCGTTCTAACCCCGTTAAACTTCCTGAAGATTCAAAACGGTGTAAAATGGCATGTTCAGCAATCCGTAATGGTAACTCACGATAACTACGTTGTTTGTAATTAAAAACAGCAATATGATGAGGACAGGCCATTGGTCTTAAAACACTTGCCTCATTATCACGTTCCATAACAGGAAACATATTTTCTTGATAATGATCTCAGTGTCCTGATATTTTATACATTTCATCAGTTCCTATAACAGGAGTTTCAACTTCAACAAAATCATATTCCCATTCTTTTTCACGAATATACTCTTGAATGATTTTTTTTAAAGCCATTCCATTTGGTAATCAAATTGGTAATCCTGGACCAATTAAATTATCAAATGTAAAAATCTCTAAATCTTTCCCAATTTTACGATGATCACGTTCTTTACGGTCATTTAATTCTTTTAACATTTCATCAAATTGGCTAATCGAAAAGTGACTAATAGCACTTATTCTTTGCAACATTTTATTTTTAGCATTATTTTGTCAATAAGCTCCAGCTAAGCCCATAATTTTAAAAGCTTTAATTAGTTTAAAATTAACAAAATCAAAAGGTTGGTAATAAAAATTATCACCAATTTGATATGAACAAATTTTAGCCTGGTTAACATTTTGTAGTAATTCGTGTAAATAAGGATTATCTTGATAACGTTTTAATCCTAACGCTATTGGTTCACACAATTTTTGCCCTTGCAAATGACTAGCAAGATTTTGCTTAAATTGTTCTTCAATTTTAACTAAATCCCCTTCTTTAATGCTAGGAGTAAGGTCAAAATCAAGATAGAAACCTTCTGCTGTTAATTCACTTTGGGCAATTTTTATTTCGGGATACATTTCTTGTAAGGTATGTGCTAACAATAAACTAGCACTACTATTAATTAATTGTACAGCATTTGCCGATTTTTCTGTTATTAATTCTAATTTCCCTCCTGTTGTGATAATTTCATCACGTTGATACCATTTTCCATCAATAATAGCTCCTCAAGTTGCTTTTCCTAAACTAATAGCAATACTACTTGCTAATTGTTCAACACTAAGGGGGGCTTGAAATTTTTTTTCTTGCCCATCGGGTAAAATTATTTTAATCATTGTTCTCATTCCTTTCTAAGCAAAAAATCGCTCCTATTCTAATGATTAGGAGCGATTTTTTCGCGGTACCATCCTTATTAAATTAAGTTACCTTAATTTATCTTTCACTCATTATAACGAAATGAGCTTAAACGTAAACTAGTTTCCTGGTAGTAAATTATTAAGATTTTTATTAAGCTTCCATCATCCTTAACTTGCTGGGAAAAAGTGCTTAATAATTTGTGGTCAGGTAGTTTAATTATTCAACTATTAATTCTTTTAATACATCACTACGAGCAAATAAGATTTTTGATCCAACTTTTGCTCCTCATTTTTTCGCAACTTCAATAATTGCATGATCGTTATCTTTAAATTCATTATAGTTATCAACTTTGTTCATAAAAATTGAATGTCATACTCCAAAAGCAGTATATAATTCTGGGGTTGGAGAAACTCCTAAAATTACAACATTTGGACGAAATTTTGAAACAGTTTTTAATAATGTTCCAGTATTTGATAACACAACTGCATATTCATATTCACCATTCTTACATTTTTCAGCTAATTTTTTAGCAATTTCAGCACGTGGTCCTGAAGTTGTTTTACAAGCATTTTCTAATTGTTTTTCATAATATAATTTTGAGTAAAACTCTATTTCAGCTCTCTTATTAATTGTTGCCATTGTGTCAACAGTAATAAATGGGTAATCCCCATTAGCTGATTCTCCTGATAACATTGTTGCATCAGCACCTAGTTCTGTTGCAAAGTAAACGTCAGTAACTTCAGCTCTTGTTGGATGTGGATTATCAGTCATTGATTCTAACATTTGCGTTGCCACAATAACAACTTTGCCAGCTTCCCGACATTTTCTAATAATAATTTTTTCTCAATATGGTACATCATAGTATGGGATTTCTAATCCTAAATCTCCCCGTGCAACCATAATTCCATCAGCAGCGGCAATAATATCATCAATATTATTAATTCCAATTTGTGATTCAATTTTAGCAATAATTTGAATATGTTCAGCATTTGCTTCTTTTAATAATTGGCGAATTTCTAAAACATTTTCTTTTGTATTTACAAAAGAAGCAGCAATATAGTCAACTCCTTGTTCAGCCCCATATTTAATATCTGCCATATCTTTTTCAGCTAAGAATGGTAATGTAAAAGCTACTCCTGGTAAGTTAATTCTTTTATTTGTTTTTACAACGTGATGATTAAATGCTTCAGTTGTAATAATCCCTGGTTGCACATCAGTTACATTTAATTGCAATTTTCCATCATCAACTAAAACAACATCCCCAGTTTTTAAGTCTTGTGACATATCATATGAAACTGTCATTTCTAATGCTGTTCCTTCACGACTAGCATATTCTGCTGGTAATGAATAAATTGTTACTTTTGATCCTTTAACAATTTCTTGTTTACCATCTTTCATTTTTCCAACACGAATTTCAGGCCCTTTTGTATCAAGCATAATTGAGATTGGTTTCCCAATTTTTTTAATAATTTCTTTTGTTCAAACAATACGTGCCCCTTGCTCTTCATAATCACCATGTGAAAAGTTTAAACGAATTGTATTCATTCCAAAGTCAAACAATTTTAAAATCCCTTCCTCTGAATGAGTACTTGGTCCAATTGTTGTAATAATTTTAGTTCTTTTCATTTTATCTTTTAAGTTTATTTTGTCCATTAGTTTTGTATTCTCCTCTTAACTTTCTACTCTTTTATTTTATCCTAATTTCATTATTTTTTATAGATATTATCATTTAAATTAGTAAAATCAGCCAAAATATCTTTGCGTGAGATGCGGGGAATGCTTAATGCTTCCATAATTGGGCGAGCGACAATTTCATCCCCAACATTACCAACAGCAATTCCCCCAATTCCGGCTAAAATTTGTTCAACCGCAAATTTTGCCATTTGGAAAGCGCGATAGCGTTCCATCGCCGTTGGAGTTCCTCCCCTTTGAATATGTGCTAAAACAGCTTCACGAGTTACATAACCACTAGTTGTTTCGACTAAACGGGCTAATTTTTTTAAATCAGGGTAAATTAGTTCACTAACAACAACAATTACACTACGTTTATTTTTATCATGCATTTCTTTAACTTTTGAAGCAATTTCTGCTTCTGTTAAAGCTGATTCATTTATTGAAATAATGTCAGCTCCGGCGGCAATTCCAGCATATAAGGCAATATCACCACATGAATGTCCCATTACTTCAACAATTGCACAACGATTATGAGATTGAATTGTATCACGAATGCGATCAAGGGCTTCAACAACAATATTAATTGCCGTATCAAAACCAATTGTATAGTCTGTTGAAGTAATATCATTATCAATTGTTCCTGGTAAAGCAACACAATTGATGCCCATTTCGGTTAGTTTTTGGGCGCCTTGGTAACTACCATCACCCCCAATAACAACTAATGCATCAATTCCTTTTGCTTTTAAATTGGCAACAGCCTTTTGACGAACTTCAACTTCTTTAAATTCAGGTAAACGCGCTGTTCCTAACACTGTTCCACCACGATTAATAATTGAATCAGCAAAATTAACCCCAACTGGTTCAATTCAGTCATTAACTAATCCTAAATAACCGTCTTTTACTGCATATACTTCTAAACCTTTAGCAATTGCAGTTTTTACTACTCCACTAATAGCGGCGTTCATTCCCTGTGAATCACCACCAGAAGTAAGAATTCCAATCCGTTTTATCATATATTCTTTCTCCTTTAATTAATTTACCTAATTATTATAACTTACTTTTAGAAAAAAAATAATAATTCTCTGATTAATTGATTATAGTACTATTAACTTTAGTAACGGAATTAGATTATTAATAAAAAAAACAATTACAATAATAAAAAAACTTACTAATTTATTAGTAAGTTTTTTTATTTTGATGATTTTGATGATTCATCTTTGCTTCTTTTTGGTGTTGAATTTGATTCAACTGGGTCAACTTCAACTTCTTGATTCAACAACCCAACATTATTTAAAATAAATTGGCCAGCTTGTGATGCTAAAGAGTAGCGACATTTTTTCTTGCTTCGAGTTCCTTCAATATAATTAATTGTAATTTGATTTAACTTCTTATTTTGTCTTACATTGCTGATTTTACGAATTAGAATTCTTTCCCCTAAGAAAGTAATTTCTTTGTCACCAATACCAATTGCCATTGTGTGTAAGAATAAAAAGATATAAATTCCAACCCCAACTGTTAAAGCAAAACCTAAAACAATTAAGATAATCACCACATAACTTGGAATATTTTCAACAACAAATTGAAGAATAAAACCAGTAACAACCACAGGGATATTAGCCCCTAATATTGAAAAGACACTAATTAATACTTTTTTGTTTATAAAGACTTCTTTAAACTCATGTTTTTTAAAACTAATTAAATAACCTAAAATTGAAGCACCAACAGCCACTAATAAGAAAGCGGCCATTGCTAAGGCAATAATTAGACTTTTGACTGAATCTAAATCTGCATAAAGATTAAACATTCTCTCATCTCCTTTTAAAATTATTTACGAACTTGGGCCATAACTTCTTGAGCAAAATCTACTTGCTCTTTTTCAATTCCTTCCCCAACTTCATAACGAATCATTTTTTTAACACTAACATTATTAGCTTTTAAAAAGTCACTAACTTTTTGATCAGGATTAATAACAAAAGCTTGATCAAGTAATGAAATTTCTGCTAATTGTTTGTTTAAACGACCTTCAACCATTTTTTCTAAAATGTTATCTGGTTTTCCAACATTTTTTGGATCGTTTTTAGCTTCCGCTGTTAAAATTGCTTTTTCACTTGCTAAAAAGTCTTGGCTCATTTCTTCGCGTGAGACAAATTGAGGACGCATTGCTGAAACATGCATTGCTAATTGTTTTCCAGCTTCTTCACTAATTACCCCATCAAATAATAATGCGGCAACAATTCGTTTATTTGAGTGAACATACGCACCAATTGATTGATTATCATTTACTTCTAAAATTGTAAAACGACGTAAAGTAATTTTTTCTCCAATTGTGGCAATTGCATTTGTAATTAAGGCATCTAATGTTTGGCCATTAACATCTAATTGCAATACTTCTTCAACAGTACTAACATTACTGTTTACTAAAGTTGCTCCAATTTGATCTAATAAAGTTAAAAATTGTTGGTTTTTTGCAACAAAGTCTGTTTCTGAATTTACTTCAAAAACAACAACTTTATTTCCTTTCATTGTCATTCCAACTAATCCTTCAGCGGCAATACGATCAGATTTTTTTGCTGCTTTTGTGATTCCTTTTTCACGTAATCATTTGATTGCTTCATCAATATTTCCGTTTGTTTCTTCTAATGCTTTTTTACAATCAAGCATTCCTGCTCCGGTTGCAGTACGTAATTCTTTAACTAATTGTGCAGTAACTACCATTTCTAAAACCCTCCTTAAATTATTTTTTTACGATTTGATTATTACTAATTTGTAATAATGCTGTTAATTGTTCAATCATTTCAGCTTTTTTAGCTTTTTTTAAACCAAATTCGCTGGCAATTTTTTCTAATTGATCAACTTTTAATTTTGTTAAACTTTTTTCAAGATCATTGTCAATAACTCCAATACTTGCAAAAGCTGAGTTAGTTTCTTCAATTACTGGAGCTTTTTCAACAGGAGTTGGGACTGGCGTCTTAACTGGTTTTTCAACGACTGGTGCTGTATCAGTAACTGGTTTTTCAACGACTGGGGCAACAACTGGTCTTGGTCCTGATTGTTCACGACGTTCTGGACGATTAAAATCTCTTTTTCCAAATTCACGACGTTCTGGACGATTATCATCACCTTCACGGCGAACAAATTCACTTGGTTTAAATTGTGGTTCTGACATTTTTAAGCCCATAGCATCACCATATAAATCAGCAATATGATGAGTAATAATCGCAATTGCTCTTGTTGTATCATCATTAGCCGGAATGATATAATCAATACCATCAGGATCAACGTTAGTATCACAAATTGCAATAACAGGGATTCTTAATTTTTGTGCTTCCTTTACAGCAATGTATTCTTCTTTTGGATCTACGACAAATAATGCTTGTGGTAATTCTTTCATTCCTTTGATTCCACCTAGGAATTTTTCTAATTTTTCTTTTTCTTTTTTAATTAGAATTTGTTCTTTTTTTGGTAATAATTTTAATTCGCCATTTTTTTCCTGACGTTCAATATTTCATAAGCGTTTAACACGTAAGTGGATTGTTTTTAAGTTAGTTAATGTACCTCCTAATCAACGTTGATTAACATAGAAGTTTTCACTACGTTCTGCTGCATCTTTGACAATTCATTTTGCTTGTTTTTTTGTTCCAACAAAAAGGATTTTACCTTTTTTTGTTGCTAATGTTGCCATTAATTTTTTAACATCTTCAAGTCTTCATAATGTTTGTTGTAGGTCAATAATATGAACCTTATTTTTTTCTCCATAAATATATGGTTTCATTTTTGGATTTCATCTTTTTGTTTGATGACCAAATTGTGCTCCGGCTTCCCAAAGCATTTCTCTTGTTAATTCTTTTGCCATTTTCAGTTTTCTCCTTTTCGTTTCTGCTTCCATCTACTTCTAACATTTACCACTTTATATTAAAAATAAAGCACTCGACAAATGAATTCATAAATGTGTCTGTATAACCATAAATTAAGTAAATACAACATATGAATTATAACATAATTTTAAAAAAGAAAGCACTATTTAGTAAAATAGTGCTTTTAAAAAATAATAAATTTGGCTGTTTTTTTGTTTTTTTATAAAAAAATGTTTAAAATTAAAGTTTGTTTTTCAAAAGAGTTACATTTTAATTTCTTAAATGTAATTGATAACCCTCCGCAAGGGATTTAGGGGAAAAATTAAGGTTAGCAAAATTTAATGTCTGATTAAGCATAATAAGGAAAGAATTTTTGTCCAGTTCCACTACCATCTTTTGATTTAAAACGTGCATTATTTTTAAAATTTCAACAAAAACAATAATAGTAATCAAAATTTGGGTTGGAATAATAATAAATAAAATAGAAGTAATTAATTTTGAAAAAGGTCGATTTTTAATATTTTCAAAATACGGAATTGCAAGAGAAAATTTTGATAAGATATTAATACTAAAAAACATGATAATTAAAAA
The Spiroplasma chrysopicola DF-1 genome window above contains:
- a CDS encoding PTS transporter subunit EIIC; amino-acid sequence: MTELLLNRKDKRPVKKPRANSSAKNFFHHAGVSLQRLGKSLMFPIAVLPIAALMNRIGSLMSDPTIGIVENSAVWWIGQFIMAPGAAVFNNIAIIFAIGVAFGLAKDFRGEAALCGGIAYFILALMTQEGMIASLFYNNVLTYDGFKNATNHADELISWKFSQLLYVPKPFQDPRAGANPGDLINSGIYVLNTGVIGGITCGALVAYFYNRFKDIQLPQALAFFGGRRFIPMITVVTTFGLAFIFAAIWPWIQYALIIIGQGISSSTASAAGGAWVYAFINRLLQPFGAHHIINTFLWFQLPIEGSLLPGISEVPGGINLGNGRWIVFGDITAFNAGVIGSGIFQAGFFPTFFGGIPATGLAMIMIADKNKRRETATFIAGTALVAFLTGIDEPLVFIWIFLSPLLLFIHAFLTACFAALVVGMGIRLGFGFSAGLIDYLISVPKSWTMSLQNASSGAKTLANPLWIFPISAVMGVIYYFIWYYVIKKMNIPTPGRTIGPVKAEHNLKTNIAAENAEDLKVIAKAGKGKHNKRASLKEKYDNMAGEIVRLVGKDNFKVIENCATRLRLVVKDNKLDIDEQLKAAGVYQVIRIGQEGLQLVIGTDVEHVTDRIREIVKL
- the thrS gene encoding threonine--tRNA ligase, with the protein product MIKIILPDGQEKKFQAPLSVEQLASSIAISLGKATWGAIIDGKWYQRDEIITTGGKLELITEKSANAVQLINSSASLLLAHTLQEMYPEIKIAQSELTAEGFYLDFDLTPSIKEGDLVKIEEQFKQNLASHLQGQKLCEPIALGLKRYQDNPYLHELLQNVNQAKICSYQIGDNFYYQPFDFVNFKLIKAFKIMGLAGAYWQNNAKNKMLQRISAISHFSISQFDEMLKELNDRKERDHRKIGKDLEIFTFDNLIGPGLPIWLPNGMALKKIIQEYIREKEWEYDFVEVETPVIGTDEMYKISGHWDHYQENMFPVMERDNEASVLRPMACPHHIAVFNYKQRSYRELPLRIAEHAILHRFESSGSLTGLERVRMMTLTDSHIFVRNSQIKNEFKRCFKLINEVLATFNIKVDYYSLSLRDPNNKEKYYDDDQMWENAEKMLQEALDELAIPYVPMLGEAAFYGPKLDIQIKTVLNHEITVSTLQFDFLLPKKFNLSYINSKGETSSPTIIHRGLIGTYERFIAILLEQTNGVLPLWLAPTQIAIIPVALKASHLEYSQKLQQQFKQLKIRTIVDQRDERLSYKIRDAQTSKIPYQLVIGDKEVEENVITYRQYGNQEQITLPFDQFIIQLNDLIINKK
- a CDS encoding oxidoreductase, which codes for MAKQQKVAIVTGASSGIGKVIAIELSKQGYLVYGLARRLERMEQELKPFGIIPVQVDVTDDNSIVKAITNIITKSSRIDVLVNNAGYGLYGTIEDTNLAEARQQFEVNLFALARVTQLVLPQMRAQKSGYIFNLSSIMGVISHPVGGWYAASKFAVEGLSNSLRLETRKFGINVVVIEPGAIKSEWSHLAAETLAKTAQTSAYQEEINLALGMLPGPDFGHDPIVIAKLITKALRKRHPKARYHGGYLAGRTLWAKRHLSDKHFDNIMMRSLAKLARKQAKKKVKRG
- a CDS encoding TMEM164 family acyltransferase, which translates into the protein MITFSWILAIILSFFLWASLWMFPKFYKKTANHWYLRVVMAIWILIVEGQRFYAMLNNGGWQHFPNYFSLYSCSIVAWVSVIILFFPHKIFLECFFPLAIFGPILTLFFPTYLVPLTDFYYYIFFFGHTFSLFAFLYVYLYGLSDFKVKKDTVKNVIVKSILTGLIMLLAVELFNQYFDTNYIIGDIAGALGLGDWARPWQFVITFVLGLLMIIIGDVILYFSKPIYAYKSQVKLHDTYWEIWMHKIKTKLKKPKKQKAKDKE
- a CDS encoding SIS domain-containing protein; its protein translation is MIFGLNQQDLKTMGSIYTAQEIFQQPKVWAEIIELVTKEEKKIKAFLKLFNLKKTKIIFTGSGSSEFAGVILADYLKLQGYHAVSNAATDIVSNPAVYFNNSEEPIILISFARSGNSPESIGAITMAEQIVPNLFQIIITCNREGQLYQKNQNNKKTLSLLLPPATNDQSFAMTSSFTSMLLTAFLIFNQDDSSLKIELNDLITKTEEFLTQNYRQIVALATVPAERVVFLGTNILKGFAQEASLKLLELTNGKIVSTFNTALGFRHGPKAIITPKTTVLFFLSQDKYTRQYDFDLLKELFHDNIAGEIIVFDSIIDEEIMPYCNKYLPWPLQTSNDVISGLQAIVWAQIYALFIALRFEITPDNPCPTGQINRVVKGVKIYPWKK